One Cinclus cinclus chromosome 24, bCinCin1.1, whole genome shotgun sequence genomic window carries:
- the VAT1 gene encoding synaptic vesicle membrane protein VAT-1 homolog, translating into MSAEPAPASAAPEPVPGPEPPMSGGEAVEHRALILTGFGGYDKVKVQARRCSDPRPGEVSVSVRACGLNFADLMARQGLYDRLPPPPVCPGMECAGTVRALGDGVRDRQVGDKVMVLARSGLWQEVVNVPASHTFPMPEGMSFEEAAALLVNYITAYMILFDFGNLRPNQSVLIHMAAGGVGTAAIQLCKTVENVTIFGTASASKHDSLKESGVAHPIDYRTMDYAEEIRKISPKGVDIVLDPLGGSDTSKAFNLLKPMGKLITYGVANLLTGQKRNLMAMAKTWWNQFSITALQLLNQNKAVCGYHLGYMDEEVELLGSVVAKLVNLYSQGKIKPKIDSVWPFDQVAEAMRQMHEKKNVGKVILVPEAPKEESKKAEN; encoded by the exons ATGTCCGCCGAGCCGGCCCCGGCCTCCGCCGCCCCCGAGCCGGTccccggccccgagccgccgaTGAGCGGCGGGGAGGCGGTCGAGCACCGGGCGCTGATTCTGACGGGGTTCGGCGGCTACGACAAGGTGAAGGTGCAGGCTCGGCGCTGCTCTGACCCGCGGCCCGGAGAGGTCTCGGTGAGCGTCCGCGCCTGCGGCCTCAATTTCGCGGACCTGATGGCACGGCAGGGCCTGTACGACCggctgccgccgccgcccgtCTGCCCCGGCATGGAGTGCGCCGGCACCGTCCGCGCCCTCGGCGACGGCGTCCGCGACCGACAG GTTGGCGATAAGGTAATGGTCCTGGCTAGGTCAGGGCTCTGGCAAGAAGTCGTGAATGTGCCGGCCAGTCACACTTTCCCAATGCCTGAGGGGATGAGCTTCGaggaagctgctgctcttcttGTTAACTACATCACTGCCTACATGATTCTGTTTGACTTTGGAAACCTGAGACCCAACCAGAGTGTCCTTATCCACATGGCTGCAG GTGGTGTGGGAACTGCTGCCATCCAGCTGTGCAAGACTGTAGAAAATGTCACCATTTTTGGAACAGCATCTGCCTCCAAGCATGATTCACTCAAGGAGAGTGGAGTTGCTCACCCCATTGACTACCGTACAATGGATTACGCAGAGGAGATCCGGAAAATCTCTCCCAAAG GTGTTGACATTGTCCTGGACCCTCTGGGAGGATCTGATACGTCCAAAGCTTTTAACCTGTTGAAGCCGATGGGTAAACTCATCACTTATG GTGTAGCAAACCTGCTCACTGGGCAGAAGAGGAACCTCATGGCTATGGCTAAAACCTGGTGGAACCAGTTCAGCATCACTGCCTTGCAGCTCCTAAACCAGAACAAGGCTGTGTGTGGCTACCATCTTGGATATATGGATGAAGAAGTTGAGCTTCTTGGAAGCGTTGTAGCCAAGTTGGTTAATCTGTACAGTCAAGGCAAAATCAAGCCCAAAATTGACTCTGTATGGCCCTTTGATCAG GTGGCAGAGGCTATGAGGCAGATGCACGAAAAGAAGAATGTTGGAAAAGTCATCCTGGTTCCTGAAGCACCCAAGGAAGAATCTAAAAAAGCAGAGAACTAA
- the LOC134053112 gene encoding uncharacterized protein LOC134053112 → MAGRTVRVQGFPAELPPDRAADKLTIHFLRSRNGGGDIADVQVLPGSPPCALITFEAPEVAQRILKVKNHVLAIGRTRYPLEVTLHAAELSPDEIFIHVCMTIDYGKLPTGKTLLRDLHKDYSSAQFSFDSKNMHCIVQGPFTELQTFSRDLLGSLNPRSQATGEIFLPASSCGAKEMGKHDHQQVPDSTESAQETAKLPNWDQVHETAAKVPSPQSPVGGEAVELLGKLEDFSLAMDSDIYLYMQRFCAAEYQGVLHQHHIDVVDVTGDGIAVLYLQPSGGLSGDMDALQQAHLALQQLYQQLEVSLRKEKIAKEGLGIDSQALRALTHELQKLCPQLLCHEDVKQIYLVGNLVDVSQAKQFLQDSITRRGAAHTVDTLSSSQPSGTTEAAQHKVPVDTSGTRPSPSRPELKSEFKLAANFSTLKADRSQAGQGLLLHQDSPPVGQVQLSEKHSSETDAPGLSDQRPLTRQYRPSTPMTDKVLGSAAEPQQNNPTGKDHGEGGARLTGQKVMLAFAGKENSTFQHPEDSKGSGPIGHHSHTGLSSICDVTWTSLALGSKPSACAPALRRSNSFSLPRAKESKNSGDCSTRMSEEMSLDSLQWFYLKDVCHATIDELCRAGGVHISERHAGDCTVLTLQAADRRRLLQAKWKVEDLVQKCPDLVCQSVSYSELAVSGPDDSALSELCSLLRGKSFQVGLTKDKYKLYLACPKEMLPGVTEAFHVFSSRRLCAVKSSSMSPGPESTGKSSVIQPRRSQDPALPGGLNSLQHLNISNKVDSTDVLRASWVPEAEEKRSPSAWSFQQAWGQEGARAHIDSGSEREGSSFLSFVLGEKPSPPGLREFQEERKTKLSLGEPDTTRLKQVLPDRFQFARDKSRGGHNEAMGQQHCPVPAADRAPHSLPTWLLRATAAGPPPAVAQQAPAAELTDQGRARFPGGRSSEQEEPNLPSQQTRDPSLGKESSTIPLGLCDACQGSGVTCQGPCGHALCRTCFAADNMQPACCTSSSAVQSCKISGTLKISSLSQSLPGYYRDPTLHLAYSIPDGVQGVGDPRPGQPYKGGNFCAFLPDNKEGLKTAKLLKKAFDRGLTFQIKSCNGEERVTWGLIPHKTSRDGGKARNGYPDSQYLDEVSTVLNKLGLV, encoded by the exons ATGGCGGGCCGCACGGTGCGGGTGCAGGGCTTCCCCGCCGAGCTCCCTCCCGACAGGGCGGCCGACAAGCTGACCATTCACTTCCTGCGCTCCCGCAACGGCGGCGGCGACATCGCCGACGTGCAGGTGCTGCCCGGCTCCCCGCCCTGCGCCCTCATCACCTTCGAGGCACCAGAAG TGGCCCAGAGGATCCTGAAAGTGAAAAACCACGTGCTGGCAATCGGGAGGACACGGTACCCACTGGAGGTGACGCTGcatgctgcagagctgagccccgATGAG ATCTTCATACATGTGTGCATGACAATTGACTATGGCAAGCTGCCCACGGGAAAAACCCTCCTGAGAGACTTGCACAAAGACTACAGCAGTGCACAGTTCAGCTTTGACTCAAAGAATATGCACTGCATAGTCCAGGGACCATTCACTGAGCTGCAGACCTTCAGCAGAGACCTGCTGGGCAGCCTTAACCCCAGGAGCCAAGCCACTGGTGAGATCTTCCTGCCAGCTTCCAGCTGTGGGGccaaagagatgggaaaacatGATCACCAGCAAGTGCCTGACTCCACTGAGTCAGCACAAGAGACAGCAAAGCTGCCAAACTGGGACCAGGTGCATGAAACGGCAGCTAAAGTCCCATCACCTCAGAGCCCAGTGGGTGGGGAAGCTGTGGAACTTTTGGGGAAGCTGGAGGACTTTTCCCTAGCAATGGATTCAGACATTTACTTGTACATGCAGAGGTTCTGTGCTGCTGAGTACCAAGGTGTGCTGCACCAACATCACATAGACGTGGTGGATGTCACTGGCGATGGCATTGCTGTATTGTACCTCCAACCATCTGGAGGTCTGTCTGGGGACATGGATGCCTTGCAACAGGCCCAcctggccctgcagcagctctaccagcagctggaggtgaGCCTGCGCAAGGAGAAGATTGCtaaggaagggctgggaataGACAGCCAGGCACTCAGGGCTCTTACACATGAGCTGCAGAAGCTGTGTCCCCAGTTGCTCTGCCATGAGGATGTGAAGCAGATTTATCTTGTTGGAAACCTTGTTGATGTGTCCCAGGCCAAGCAGTTCCTTCAGGATTCTATCACCAGGAGAGGTGCTGCACACACGGTTGACAcactgagcagctcccagccctctgGCACCACAGAGGCTGCACAACACAAAGTGCCTGTGGATACTTCAGGCACAAGACCTAGCCCAAGCAGGCCGGAGTTGAAAAGTGAGTTTAAGCTAGCTGCCAACTTCAGTACCCTGAAAGCTGACAGGTCTCAGGCTGGCCAGGGCCTCTTGCTGCATCAGGACTCTCCACCGGTGGGACAGGTACAGCTTTCTGAGAAACATTCATCAGAGACAGATGCTCCTGGTCTGAGTGACCAAAGGCCACTGACCCGGCAGTATCGGCCTTCCACCCCTATGACAGATAAAGTTCTGGGGTCAGCAGCAGAGCCTCAGCAGAACAACCCCACAGGAAAGGACCATGGGGAAGGAGGTGCCAGACTCACAGGACAAAAGGTGATGTTGGCCTTTGCAGGCAAAGAAAACAGTACTTTCCAGCATCCTGAGGACTCTAAAGGCTCAGGTCCCATTGGGCACCACTCCCACACTGGCCTCTCCAGTATCTGTGATGTGACATGGACCTCTCTTGCTTTAGGCTCCAAACCCTCTGCATGTGCACCTGCGCTGCGGCGGTCCAACAGCTTCTCCCTACCAAGGGCAAAGGAAAGCAAGAACTCTGGAGACTGCAGCACCAGGATGAGTGAGGAAATGAGCCTGGACTCTCTGCAGTGGTTTTACCTGAAAGATGTCTGCCATGCTACTATTGAtgagctgtgcagggctggaggggtgCACATCTCAGAGCGCCACGCTGGGGACTGCACAGTGCTAACACTGCAGGCAGCGGACCGGAGAAGGCTGCTCCAGGCTAAATGGAAGGTGGAAGATCTTGTGCAGAAGTGCCCTGACTTGGTGTGTCAGAGTGTGAGCTACTCAGAGCTTGCTGTCAGTGGTCCAGATGACAGTGCCCTGAGTGAACTGTGCAGCCTCTTGCGAGGAAAATCCTTCCAGGTTGGACTCACCAAAGACAAGTACAAGCTCTATCTTGCCTGCCCCAAGGAGATGCTGCCAGGAGTGACTGAGGCTTTCCACGTGTTTTCATCCAGGAGGCTCTGTGCCGTGAAGTCTTCATCCATGTCTCCTGGACCTGAGAGTACAGGGAAATCAAGTGTCATCCAGCCAAGAAGAAGCCAGGACCCAGCCCTTCCTGGCGGCCTGAACTCCCTACAGCACCTGAACATCAGCAATAAAGTAGACTCTACGGATGTGCTCAGGGCTTCCTGGGTGCCAGAGGCGGAGGAAAAGAGGTCTCCCAGTGCTTGGAGCTTCCAGCAGGCTTGGGGGCAGGAGGGGGCCAGGGCCCATATTGATTCTGGGTCTGAGAGAGAAGGAAGCAGCTTTCTGAGCTTTGTTCTAGGGGAAAAGCCAAGTCCTCCTGGCCTGAGGGAGTTCCAGGAAGAGCGGAAGACAAAACTGTCCCTGGGGGAACCTGACACCACCCGACTAAAACAAGTCTTGCCAGACAGATTCCAGTTTGCAAGAGACAAGAGCAGAGGAGGCCACAATGAAGCAATGGGACAGCAACACTGTCCAGTCCCTGCAGCTGACAGGGCCCCTCACTCTCTGCCCACCTGGCTACTCAGGGCCACGGCTGCTGGGCCACCACCAGCTGTGGCCCAACAGGCACCTGCAGCAGAGCTTACAGATCAGGGAAGGGCCCGGTTCCCAGGGGGTAGGAGCAGTGAACAGGAGGAGCCCAACCTCCCATCACAGCAGACAAGAGACCCCAGTCTTGGAAAGGAAAGCAGCACGATCCCTCTGGGCCTGTGTGATGCTTGCCAGGGCTCAGGTGTGACCTGCCAGGGCCCCTGTGGCCATGCCTTGTGCAGGACATGTTTTGCAGCAGACAATATGCAGCCAGCTTGCTGCACATCCTCCTCAGCTGTCCAAAGCTGCAAGATCTCGGGGACACTGAAGATCTCCTCCCTGTCTCAGAGCCTGCCTGGATACTATCGGGACCCAACACTTCACCTTGCTTACAGCATCCCTGATGGCGTGCAGGGG GTTGGGGACCCTCGCCCAGGACAGCCTTACAAAGGGGGGAATTTTTGTGCCTTCCTGCCTGATAACAAAGAAGGGCTGAAGACAGCAAAGCTGCTGAAGAAAGCATTTGATCGTGGGCTGACATTCCAGATCAAGTCCTGCAATGGAGAGGAAAGAGTAACATGGGGCCTTATCCCCCACAAAACATCCCGGGATGGAGGCAAAGCCAG GAATGGCTACCCGGATTCCCAGTACCTCGATGAGGTCAGCACAGTTCTGAATAAACTGGGCCTTGTGTGA
- the IFI35 gene encoding interferon-induced 35 kDa protein has translation MDSEESSFVRLSPNEAPQNDGSKSPERLREEVEWCKELYRILEQDHTKLQIAKEAAEQRTQELKKEVELHKIFEQQLTLNGDEERAHQIFTIKEENNILRQEKQILENKLEELKKRVLRNNPMMMPSSLPKKKVIFKGLTVNKEDMNKLMLTPLIHYPLQGGSALITFEEAKVAQRIIEMREHTVELSCGELEELDHCRVQVQAVPVEIPLPSALEMRLSQSSRSILLSDLPSLDISREALLDKLEIFFSKTKNGGSEVESREFLEDSDQVVLTFTQDGVAEPLIEREHIQVSIGTGEYKVKISPCMNGDISNLQLQPSCCPRTVLLLGIPDVLSEESMRDALEIHFQKASRGGGEVDALAYVPAGQTAVAVFVEDTG, from the exons ATGGATTCGGAGGAG AGCTCCTTTGTCCGGCTGTCCCCCAACGAGGCCCCGCAGAATGATGGCTCGAAGAGCCCCGAGCGGCTGCGTGAGGAGGTGGAGTGGTGCAAG GAGCTTTACCGTATTCTGGAGCAAGACCATACAAAGCTACAAATAGCCAAGGAAGCTGCAGAGCAAAGGACACAAGAGCTGAAAAAAGAAGTAGAGCTTCATAAAATTTTTGAGCAACAACTGACTTTAAATGGAGATGAAGAAAGAGCCCACCAG ATTTTTACAATTAAGGAGGAGAACAACATACTGAGGCAGGAGAAGCAGATTCTGGAAAATAAACTGGAAGAATTGAAGAAGAGGGTCCTCCGGAATAATCCTATGATG ATGCCGTCTTCCTTGCCGAAAAAGAAAGTGATCTTTAAGGGACTCACAGTAAACAAGGAGGACATGAACAAGCTGATGCTCACCCCACTGATCCACTACCCTCTGCAGGGAGGCTCAGCTCTCATCACCTTTGAGGAGGCAAAGG TGGCCCAGAGGATCATAGAGATGAGGGAGCACACAGtggagctgagctgtggggaACTGGAGGAGCTCGACCACTGCAGAGTACAAGTGCAGGCAGTGCCAGTGGAGATCCCACTGCCATCTGCCCTGGAG ATGAGGCTGagtcagagcagcaggagcatccTTTTGTCTGACTTGCCGAGCCTGGATATCTCCAGGGAGGCACTGCTGGACAAGCTGGAGATCTTCTTCAGCAAGACAAAGAATGGGGGCAGCGAGGTGGAGAGCAGGGAGTTCCTGGAGGACTCCGACCAGGTGGTGCTGACCTTCACACAGGATGGAG TGGCAGAGCCGCTGATTGAAAGAGAACATATCCAGGTGTCCATTGGGACAGGGGAATACAAAGTCAAAATATCACCGTGCATGAATGGAGACATCTCTAACCTGCAG ctccagccctcctgctgccccagaaCTGTCCTGCTCTTGGGCATCCCCGATGTGCTGAGTGAGGAGTCCATGAGGGACGCCCTGGAGATCCACTTCCAGAAGGCCAGCCGCGGCGGCGGGGAGGTGGATGCCCTCGCCTACGTCCCAGCGGGGCAGACAGCGGTGGCCGTGTTCGTGGAGGACACGGGCTAG